A window of Paenibacillus sp. 19GGS1-52 contains these coding sequences:
- a CDS encoding heme oxygenase, which yields MIVVTNRIKVKKGMGAVMAPGFTAPGPLNSSEGFVKVEVLLTQNLTEYDELNVNMYWATMDSFTAWRNSDAFKSAHKRPEPGSEEAKKESPILGSEIITYEVASVKEI from the coding sequence ATGATCGTCGTCACGAACAGAATTAAAGTGAAAAAAGGAATGGGTGCAGTAATGGCACCGGGTTTTACAGCGCCAGGCCCGCTAAACAGTTCCGAAGGCTTTGTGAAAGTAGAAGTATTGTTGACACAGAACTTAACCGAATACGATGAGTTAAATGTAAATATGTACTGGGCGACTATGGATTCTTTTACAGCTTGGAGAAATAGCGACGCCTTCAAATCGGCACACAAACGTCCAGAACCGGGTTCAGAGGAAGCAAAGAAAGAATCTCCAATTCTCGGAAGTGAGATCATTACTTATGAAGTGGCATCTGTAAAAGAAATATAA
- a CDS encoding collagen-like protein yields the protein MGFFPTPGTGGGFPGFPGEPGVPGGPGVPGGFPGTPGGAPGGVQAPTAPPPQFVPQMSATTFAIDPGGIRRCMFRNTYIWLNNGEQFWFFPVFVGRNSVAGFRWFGFFWGYFGIDLNQIRSFTCF from the coding sequence ATGGGTTTTTTTCCAACACCGGGAACCGGCGGAGGATTTCCGGGATTCCCGGGCGAACCTGGCGTGCCGGGAGGGCCGGGTGTTCCAGGAGGATTTCCGGGGACCCCCGGAGGTGCACCGGGAGGCGTTCAAGCGCCGACGGCTCCTCCACCGCAATTCGTACCGCAAATGTCGGCCACCACATTTGCCATCGACCCGGGTGGGATCAGACGCTGCATGTTCCGCAACACATACATCTGGCTGAACAACGGCGAGCAATTCTGGTTCTTCCCGGTATTTGTCGGCCGTAATTCTGTTGCAGGGTTCAGATGGTTCGGTTTCTTCTGGGGGTACTTCGGCATCGATCTGAATCAGATTCGCTCGTTCACGTGCTTCTAA
- a CDS encoding GNAT family N-acetyltransferase, whose translation MVKYRMATPNERDECIDLANYAFRLDFETLMPKAYGKNIDSSAMHKVAVDEKGRLRAQVAVFPAPLTVGDHTLQAGYLGTVSVHPRARGEGHMKALMDMWLEELSNTCDMVVLYGQRQRYEYFGFTLGGVKFKYFVGEANVRHGLKHINDTGISFCPLFEIEGAESFAHNMNTSRLAYIERNVQQLPVIFKTLHQNALGVLDKGKLIGYLIVNEAGDEISEFAMANADDISRTIKAYRAYSGAERITIYTPEYDIPLNRTLGSIAEDYVIETSDMYHILDFANVLEAYLTLKYKTTGLVQGEFSAVMDGQPITVRVDVSGVTVERSAKPDAVVLNKQQAQALLLTQHSRYMAVTVPVGWFPLPIFWYKVDKF comes from the coding sequence ATGGTTAAATACAGAATGGCAACTCCGAATGAGCGCGATGAATGCATAGATTTAGCCAACTACGCTTTTCGCTTAGATTTTGAAACCTTGATGCCCAAAGCGTATGGAAAGAACATAGATTCTTCAGCCATGCATAAGGTTGCTGTGGATGAGAAAGGCAGGCTGCGCGCACAGGTGGCTGTTTTTCCAGCACCTCTGACGGTAGGTGACCATACTCTGCAAGCGGGCTATTTGGGTACTGTATCGGTCCATCCTCGGGCGCGTGGCGAAGGGCATATGAAGGCGCTCATGGACATGTGGCTTGAGGAACTGAGCAATACTTGTGATATGGTTGTATTATATGGCCAGCGGCAGAGATATGAGTATTTCGGCTTCACACTTGGCGGTGTAAAGTTCAAGTATTTCGTAGGCGAGGCCAACGTGCGCCATGGCTTAAAGCATATAAACGACACGGGAATATCCTTCTGCCCGTTATTCGAGATTGAAGGAGCAGAATCCTTTGCGCATAACATGAACACCTCGCGGCTTGCTTATATTGAACGTAACGTACAGCAATTGCCAGTTATTTTCAAGACTCTCCATCAAAATGCGTTGGGCGTCCTAGATAAAGGTAAGTTGATCGGGTATCTGATCGTAAACGAAGCGGGCGATGAAATATCTGAATTCGCGATGGCCAATGCGGACGATATTTCGCGGACGATCAAGGCTTATAGGGCATATAGCGGAGCAGAGCGGATAACTATTTATACGCCGGAATATGACATTCCGCTGAACAGGACGCTTGGCAGCATTGCTGAAGACTATGTTATTGAGACCTCTGATATGTATCATATTCTGGATTTTGCCAATGTATTGGAGGCTTATCTGACACTTAAGTACAAGACTACAGGGCTTGTTCAGGGAGAATTCTCCGCAGTCATGGACGGTCAGCCGATTACTGTGCGAGTGGATGTCAGTGGTGTGACTGTCGAGCGGTCTGCTAAGCCCGATGCAGTTGTCCTTAATAAGCAGCAGGCTCAGGCGCTTCTGCTTACACAACACAGTCGTTATATGGCAGTAACTGTACCCGTAGGATGGTTTCCGCTACCCATATTCTGGTACAAGGTTGATAAATTCTGA
- a CDS encoding NAD(P)-binding domain-containing protein has translation MKISVLGTGNMGKALVKQVAAHVKGQVLWGSRNPAEAAELEKSFQLDQIVISTYEEALQADIIIPAFPVSALMDWALANKEQIKHKIVVDISNPFNEDFSGFTTAWGESSAESLQSLLPESKVVGAFKNTFFKVFENPIFQGQQSDVLVTGDDDEAVNLFIERFDPLPFRFIHAGKLANNRTIERFTLLELELAVRYGTYPYISLQVFGIKEAVLAN, from the coding sequence ATGAAAATCAGCGTACTGGGAACGGGCAATATGGGGAAGGCTTTAGTGAAACAAGTAGCAGCACATGTAAAGGGTCAAGTGTTGTGGGGTTCACGTAATCCGGCAGAAGCAGCAGAGCTGGAAAAAAGCTTTCAACTTGATCAGATCGTTATCAGCACTTATGAGGAAGCACTTCAGGCAGATATCATTATTCCCGCTTTTCCCGTATCGGCATTAATGGATTGGGCACTTGCTAATAAAGAACAAATTAAGCATAAGATAGTTGTCGATATTTCAAATCCCTTTAACGAGGACTTCAGCGGATTTACTACGGCCTGGGGTGAATCTTCTGCTGAAAGTCTGCAGTCTTTACTACCGGAATCCAAAGTGGTTGGCGCTTTTAAAAATACGTTTTTCAAAGTGTTTGAGAACCCGATATTTCAGGGTCAACAAAGCGATGTACTCGTTACCGGGGATGATGACGAGGCTGTAAACCTATTCATTGAGCGCTTCGACCCGCTTCCATTTCGTTTTATTCATGCAGGGAAGTTAGCCAATAATCGCACGATTGAACGTTTCACACTGCTGGAATTGGAGCTTGCTGTCCGATATGGTACCTATCCTTATATTTCACTCCAAGTTTTTGGTATCAAGGAAGCCGTACTTGCAAATTAA
- a CDS encoding LysR family transcriptional regulator — MNTEFLKGFMETAQTKSISKASEALHISHTALSKQLRSLEQQFDVQLFVRSSQGVELTDAGKILYESSRALLDHISALTKSLEPYKIWQRIRIGTVPDIASQYLLASLHKLEKHGHEVELVFRQSTTDVYKLLFNGEVDLLVAERISMHPSIWMGDLYREPLFVVMPKEHPFAAKEAITLSELSSQPLVLYTEGCTIRAKLTDLFTQMNYPMNIKTEVNFKEVILGYVVNGGGLTVLPEPNITQLSTDRLVSVPLSHPDAQRTIAVFSTNRAKGQKLFRLLS; from the coding sequence GTGAATACGGAATTTTTAAAAGGATTTATGGAAACAGCTCAGACGAAAAGTATATCCAAAGCAAGCGAGGCTCTGCATATATCGCATACTGCACTCAGCAAACAGTTGAGAAGCTTGGAGCAGCAGTTCGATGTACAGCTTTTTGTCCGTTCCTCTCAAGGAGTTGAATTAACCGATGCCGGAAAGATCTTGTATGAATCCTCAAGGGCATTGCTTGATCATATATCTGCACTTACAAAGTCGCTTGAGCCCTATAAGATATGGCAGCGTATTCGAATTGGTACGGTTCCCGATATCGCTTCACAGTATCTATTGGCTTCGTTACACAAATTAGAAAAACATGGCCACGAAGTGGAGTTAGTATTCCGGCAATCCACAACAGATGTATACAAGCTATTGTTCAATGGGGAAGTGGATCTGCTCGTTGCGGAACGAATCTCCATGCATCCTTCCATATGGATGGGTGATCTGTATCGGGAGCCTTTATTTGTAGTCATGCCCAAGGAACATCCGTTTGCAGCAAAAGAGGCTATCACACTATCCGAATTAAGCAGCCAGCCTCTCGTTCTTTATACTGAAGGATGTACCATTCGTGCCAAATTGACTGATCTATTCACACAAATGAATTACCCCATGAATATAAAAACAGAGGTTAACTTCAAAGAGGTTATCCTCGGTTATGTGGTCAATGGCGGGGGACTCACAGTACTGCCTGAACCAAATATTACGCAGTTATCAACGGATCGATTAGTCAGCGTGCCATTAAGTCATCCTGATGCCCAAAGAACAATTGCCGTGTTTAGTACGAATCGAGCCAAAGGCCAGAAGCTTTTCCGGTTACTGAGTTAA
- a CDS encoding DUF6138 family protein produces the protein MNQAVEAFLNDVWTEVTSIYAREHQMVDRTKKHSPLQAGIRDFLRVAWRRSNAYGEQGNIHIDIDEPFSWSDSSYTIEAGPYIAELTDELLSQEFFPALYELVDNLFRSDDFGPYFFDYQFQVVFEFEGEHSELRLCRRLLHEQKLAGLQKSLEDFIQTKVLSDPPVLPKAEDMFFFAYHLMNPDLMKQQEEVIEPLIRRLSDKLQQNQQRKREWIGHYTSAFDKWAQEHFLPQYFVRPDDYGFDWKLKEESIRHVVDAEEMDFFLYIALQIGFTKPDTRQKYLELAGQLGSMQALQYLKVGSGKFRSTYRGERVEGSNNDVTQTIEIRILAEEEKAYGEALDYIINLLQESFPKGYQLKLKTVQKHFLPLHNLAKSKLHQFFANALSYPALFPKLAEYADLVMEEFAWYRDVVPGEKSVMPGTYAVFGLGLYSESYFPLVCRYMELVDTEHQMVQDSYAQAFIDAHGVKTEHMPILTSILLGGNEEARPVKNITIDRPELAEALIQVLKNKKNHECELVLCRIFGSADKLARAVRQAHPPLKEGLEQLSSLLKIR, from the coding sequence GTGAACCAGGCTGTGGAAGCTTTTTTAAATGATGTATGGACGGAAGTCACTTCGATTTACGCTAGAGAACATCAAATGGTAGATAGGACAAAGAAGCACAGTCCCTTGCAGGCAGGAATCAGAGATTTTCTTCGCGTGGCATGGAGAAGAAGCAATGCTTACGGGGAACAGGGCAACATCCATATCGATATTGATGAGCCTTTCTCCTGGAGCGACAGTTCCTACACCATTGAAGCAGGCCCTTACATCGCAGAGTTGACCGATGAACTGCTGTCCCAAGAGTTTTTCCCCGCTTTATACGAGCTTGTTGATAACCTGTTCCGCTCTGATGATTTCGGTCCCTATTTTTTTGATTACCAGTTTCAAGTGGTATTTGAATTTGAAGGGGAGCATTCCGAATTGAGGCTTTGTCGCCGTCTGTTGCATGAACAAAAGCTGGCCGGGCTTCAAAAGTCGCTCGAAGATTTCATCCAAACCAAAGTTCTCTCAGATCCACCCGTGCTGCCTAAGGCAGAAGACATGTTCTTTTTTGCTTATCACCTCATGAATCCCGACCTCATGAAACAGCAAGAAGAGGTCATTGAACCCTTGATACGGCGTCTGTCCGATAAGCTTCAGCAGAACCAACAACGCAAACGGGAGTGGATCGGTCACTATACCTCGGCCTTCGATAAGTGGGCTCAGGAGCATTTTCTGCCGCAGTATTTTGTTCGTCCCGATGATTATGGATTCGATTGGAAGCTAAAGGAAGAGTCTATTCGTCATGTTGTAGATGCTGAGGAGATGGACTTCTTCCTATATATCGCCTTGCAAATCGGGTTCACCAAGCCAGATACCCGACAGAAGTACCTGGAACTTGCAGGACAACTAGGTTCTATGCAGGCCTTGCAGTATCTGAAAGTCGGCAGCGGTAAATTTAGGAGTACGTATCGGGGAGAGCGGGTAGAAGGCAGCAACAATGACGTAACGCAGACGATCGAAATCCGGATCCTTGCTGAAGAGGAGAAGGCTTACGGAGAAGCGTTAGATTATATAATCAACCTGTTGCAGGAAAGCTTCCCTAAGGGCTACCAGTTGAAGCTAAAAACTGTCCAAAAGCATTTTCTGCCGCTACACAATCTGGCGAAGTCAAAGCTGCATCAGTTTTTTGCCAATGCGCTCAGCTACCCGGCCCTCTTCCCTAAGCTTGCCGAATATGCGGATCTGGTTATGGAGGAGTTTGCGTGGTACCGGGATGTGGTACCGGGCGAGAAATCGGTGATGCCGGGTACCTATGCCGTATTTGGCCTTGGTTTATACAGCGAATCTTATTTTCCGTTAGTCTGCCGCTATATGGAGTTAGTGGATACGGAGCATCAAATGGTGCAAGACAGCTATGCTCAAGCATTTATTGATGCTCATGGCGTAAAGACGGAGCATATGCCGATACTTACTTCCATTCTCCTAGGTGGCAATGAGGAAGCGAGACCCGTCAAAAACATAACCATCGACCGTCCCGAGCTAGCTGAAGCGCTTATTCAGGTGCTGAAGAATAAAAAAAATCATGAGTGTGAGTTGGTGCTATGCCGGATTTTCGGCAGCGCGGACAAACTTGCGAGGGCCGTCCGACAAGCACACCCCCCACTTAAGGAAGGATTGGAACAATTGTCGTCCCTACTTAAGATAAGGTAA
- a CDS encoding S-layer homology domain-containing protein: protein MILTNRPASWVAGSLALLLLLTFSSPVSMASESQQQETTPADSTVSAQSVALDLPHYSDIPDQAWYAEAVNAWITLGILNPTTGEELNPSLVMTRGDFAILLAISLGLSPSTSVSPFKDVPAGAYSGYVAALYDAGLVHGFPEGTFRPNLPVTRAEGASLIAAAKKLKPESAVSSVFLDVPQNSWYAGSILALTRAGITSGTSKDHFTPDANIVLAEAITLLYRSFFSPSIIQDIRDDGTITIDGQTYHAGKSVQGIFQPINHSALRNAAIQFTAVGDTIQSVEGLVIGYKGALAGRDTPIGFDAGGDIVNGSVMVSVNQVSLAHLEVKGDLILTPELKSDFFAYDTLVTGKTIYLKDNDRPKSQIANIWLLHSDLGQLYLDNSALVKKVDTIPDMMTQSGINLKNATGIPAVSDIPDPSPGIHSKSAVRNLAVGEKPTLSRGINSNSVVRILAVGDIPVPLPGIDRAPGLYVQVNDGLIHVNSGGGTQIFSSFAAGQFGYTPTNMSPPIRIPSTPGIQFSLPPTVVPTKTQEDIGVDEYVEGGKYLLLLEAARLDKTNGIYKDNSPIKVIVQNSRFDVTASVNTDLFTTMSAAAQAAADAAARATASAAAQAAADAAASAAADDAAQAARYAVAQAAVAVAARAAADDAAQAAAAAAASASADAAAQTAAAAASATTAQAAAASAAAAQAAATSAAAAQAAATSAAGVAATRAAAARATADAIASAINYANAHAASDFASLAAAYAAKSTTLNTVTVQPGVSLQYSGAEPIDTLIFGNSDAANDTPVGSTTFSGSVDIDKVIVNDSAGEVHLNVTGTIGNLAVTSDSQIVLEGDVSITNMVVPTGVDPATIFVNAEGLSRVDAINGQSTAPTSMSSTVTPTATPTASPTPTETPTSTATPTPIPTPTPTPPNSGDSVVTSIAITGSNSITIPDSGITTGDYTATVKDQNSSTMSNETVTWSLLTPVTGVSVTTNGLITVESTANVGSFTLVATSYSTPALTQTLNVALNAASPVDIASVTGENVGYGIDLSYGDTITIVFTKDLHPDSQAAIKNQIETDDAWGYSAHRAKLRWRDGKTAVVTMGAEFTLLRPGYSDTFDITAANVYATLHNIPAADLTITLPSTLAPDTTAPDFAESLAEDVDSSGDLTTGDTITILFTENLNENSKSAITSLIESSAVWGEPGTAIVTWTDNKSAVIELGNNFIFNFVDTGTYQITTEVSDTMGNTSGSVAVRLPISFQEKGPAL, encoded by the coding sequence ATGATACTTACTAATCGACCTGCAAGTTGGGTGGCTGGATCGCTAGCTTTGCTGCTATTGTTAACCTTCAGCTCTCCGGTTAGCATGGCATCTGAATCACAACAGCAAGAGACAACCCCAGCCGATTCAACTGTTTCTGCACAGTCCGTTGCTCTTGATTTGCCGCACTATTCGGACATTCCGGATCAAGCCTGGTACGCTGAGGCGGTTAACGCCTGGATTACGCTGGGCATTCTGAACCCAACAACAGGAGAGGAGTTAAATCCTTCCCTCGTTATGACACGCGGCGATTTTGCTATTTTGCTAGCGATATCGCTCGGACTGTCTCCGTCCACTAGCGTCTCGCCCTTTAAAGACGTGCCTGCTGGCGCATATTCAGGGTATGTTGCCGCCCTCTACGATGCAGGACTTGTGCATGGATTTCCGGAAGGCACGTTCCGTCCCAATTTACCGGTTACCAGAGCCGAAGGGGCGAGCTTGATCGCTGCAGCCAAGAAGCTGAAGCCGGAGTCGGCAGTCAGCAGCGTATTTCTTGATGTTCCGCAGAACAGTTGGTATGCAGGCAGTATTCTTGCATTGACGAGAGCGGGTATTACCTCCGGAACATCCAAGGATCATTTCACTCCAGATGCAAATATTGTGCTGGCTGAAGCAATTACCCTGCTGTACCGCTCCTTTTTCAGTCCTTCGATCATTCAAGACATTCGCGATGACGGCACAATTACGATCGACGGCCAGACCTATCACGCAGGCAAATCCGTACAAGGTATTTTTCAACCCATTAACCATTCAGCTTTACGGAACGCGGCGATTCAGTTTACAGCTGTGGGAGACACGATACAGTCTGTTGAAGGCCTAGTAATTGGTTACAAAGGTGCATTAGCCGGACGGGATACGCCTATTGGATTTGATGCTGGAGGCGATATCGTCAATGGTAGCGTGATGGTAAGCGTAAACCAGGTCTCGTTGGCTCATTTGGAAGTTAAAGGCGATTTGATTCTGACCCCGGAACTCAAATCGGACTTCTTTGCGTATGACACGCTTGTCACAGGCAAAACAATATACCTGAAAGACAATGATCGTCCGAAATCGCAGATCGCCAATATATGGCTTCTACATAGTGATCTTGGCCAATTGTACTTAGATAACAGCGCTTTGGTGAAAAAGGTCGATACCATCCCGGACATGATGACCCAATCGGGCATCAACTTGAAGAATGCAACCGGCATTCCTGCGGTTAGCGATATACCGGATCCATCGCCGGGCATCCATTCCAAGAGTGCAGTCCGCAACCTTGCTGTTGGTGAGAAGCCGACTCTATCGCGGGGCATCAACTCCAATAGCGTAGTTCGCATCCTCGCTGTTGGTGATATACCCGTTCCATTACCGGGTATCGATCGTGCTCCAGGCCTTTATGTCCAAGTTAATGATGGCCTTATTCATGTGAATTCCGGTGGCGGTACACAAATATTTTCTTCATTTGCTGCTGGCCAATTCGGTTATACGCCCACCAATATGTCTCCCCCCATAAGAATTCCCAGCACTCCGGGAATACAATTCTCGCTGCCGCCCACTGTTGTTCCAACAAAGACACAGGAAGATATAGGTGTGGATGAGTATGTGGAAGGGGGAAAATATCTATTACTTCTTGAAGCCGCGAGGTTGGATAAGACCAATGGCATATATAAAGACAATTCCCCAATAAAAGTTATCGTTCAAAACTCAAGATTCGATGTTACGGCGTCGGTGAATACCGATCTCTTTACAACTATGTCTGCCGCCGCTCAAGCAGCCGCAGATGCCGCCGCTCGCGCTACCGCATCTGCCGCCGCTCAAGCTGCCGCAGATGCCGCCGCTAGCGCAGCCGCAGATGACGCCGCTCAAGCTGCCCGATATGCCGTCGCCCAAGCCGCCGTAGCCGTCGCAGCTCGCGCAGCCGCAGATGACGCCGCTCAAGCCGCAGCCGCTGCCGCCGCTAGCGCTAGCGCAGATGCCGCCGCCCAAACCGCCGCTGCGGCTGCTAGCGCTACCACCGCTCAAGCCGCCGCCGCTAGCGCAGCCGCCGCTCAAGCCGCCGCCACTAGCGCAGCCGCCGCTCAAGCCGCCGCCACTAGCGCCGCCGGAGTTGCCGCCACTAGGGCCGCCGCCGCTCGCGCTACCGCAGATGCCATCGCTAGCGCTATCAACTACGCCAACGCTCACGCTGCCAGCGATTTCGCCAGTCTCGCAGCCGCATATGCTGCTAAGTCCACTACTCTTAACACGGTTACTGTTCAGCCTGGAGTAAGCTTGCAATATTCCGGTGCGGAACCGATTGACACGCTGATCTTCGGCAACTCGGATGCAGCCAACGATACGCCAGTTGGCAGTACAACGTTCTCCGGATCGGTGGACATCGACAAGGTGATCGTAAATGACAGTGCTGGCGAAGTTCATCTGAATGTAACGGGAACAATCGGAAATCTTGCGGTAACAAGCGATTCGCAGATTGTTCTAGAAGGTGATGTTTCCATTACTAATATGGTCGTTCCTACGGGTGTGGATCCCGCAACGATCTTCGTAAATGCCGAAGGCCTATCCAGAGTGGATGCGATCAACGGGCAATCGACGGCACCAACGTCAATGTCGTCAACGGTAACGCCGACGGCAACACCAACGGCATCGCCAACGCCGACGGAAACACCGACGTCGACGGCAACACCAACGCCAATACCGACGCCAACGCCAACACCACCTAATAGTGGCGACTCGGTCGTAACGAGCATCGCGATAACAGGAAGCAACTCGATCACGATCCCGGATAGTGGAATTACGACAGGGGATTATACAGCTACAGTAAAAGATCAAAATAGCAGCACAATGAGCAATGAAACGGTAACTTGGAGCTTGCTTACTCCGGTAACAGGGGTAAGTGTAACTACGAATGGCTTAATTACCGTAGAGAGCACTGCAAATGTAGGATCGTTTACGCTAGTGGCAACCTCTTACAGTACTCCGGCTTTAACGCAAACGCTGAATGTTGCATTGAATGCAGCATCACCGGTTGATATAGCATCGGTAACTGGAGAGAATGTCGGCTATGGTATTGATTTATCATATGGAGATACAATCACAATTGTATTTACAAAGGACTTACATCCAGATTCACAAGCCGCTATAAAGAACCAAATTGAAACGGATGATGCCTGGGGTTATTCGGCACATCGAGCTAAGTTAAGGTGGAGAGATGGTAAGACTGCTGTTGTTACGATGGGTGCTGAGTTTACTCTGCTTAGACCGGGATATAGCGACACATTTGATATTACTGCTGCAAATGTATATGCTACGCTTCATAATATACCTGCGGCAGATCTCACCATAACGTTGCCATCAACTTTAGCTCCTGATACAACAGCACCCGATTTCGCAGAGTCATTAGCTGAAGATGTTGATTCAAGTGGCGATTTGACAACAGGAGATACAATCACAATTTTATTTACTGAGAACTTAAATGAAAATTCAAAATCTGCAATAACTAGCCTGATTGAATCTTCAGCAGTCTGGGGAGAACCGGGAACGGCTATAGTAACATGGACAGATAATAAGTCAGCTGTCATTGAATTAGGTAATAATTTTATATTTAATTTCGTAGACACAGGCACATATCAAATTACAACTGAAGTATCTGATACAATGGGCAATACATCTGGAAGTGTTGCAGTGCGGTTACCCATCTCATTTCAGGAAAAAGGACCTGCATTATAG
- a CDS encoding TetR/AcrR family transcriptional regulator codes for MTRTVFEKADVIPMVAEVFRELGYEGASMSKITARTGLSKGSLYYFFPGGKEEMAAEILTHVNTWFAHNVFEPLEQNDPHAAIQQMWSEVDAYFRSGQRICLIGAFAIDETRNRFAARISQYFKRWIDALCGALIRAGTPIELGTRISEEVVSGIQGGLILARAINDEEIFVRTLTGLAERVAKCTQNGSQ; via the coding sequence ATGACCCGTACTGTATTCGAAAAGGCTGATGTAATTCCGATGGTTGCCGAGGTTTTTCGAGAGCTTGGTTATGAAGGGGCCTCCATGAGTAAGATCACGGCCCGCACAGGGCTTTCCAAAGGAAGCCTGTACTATTTCTTTCCCGGTGGAAAAGAGGAAATGGCCGCAGAGATTCTTACACATGTAAATACTTGGTTCGCCCACAACGTGTTCGAACCGCTGGAACAGAACGATCCGCATGCGGCTATTCAACAAATGTGGAGCGAGGTCGACGCGTATTTTCGATCAGGCCAACGGATTTGTCTCATAGGCGCTTTTGCTATCGACGAAACTCGAAATCGGTTCGCTGCGAGGATCAGTCAATACTTTAAAAGATGGATCGATGCCTTATGTGGTGCGCTTATTCGAGCGGGTACCCCCATTGAATTGGGAACTAGGATTTCAGAGGAGGTCGTCAGCGGGATTCAGGGAGGATTGATCCTGGCTAGGGCGATCAACGACGAAGAGATATTTGTGCGTACCCTCACAGGTCTTGCGGAACGAGTCGCCAAATGTACTCAGAACGGCAGTCAGTAA
- a CDS encoding nuclear transport factor 2 family protein translates to MKILVPPFNRETAIEKVRMAEDSWNSRDPHRVSLVYTEDTRWRNRAEFPVGRTEIVKLLSSKWATELEYRLIKELWSFTDNRIAVRFAYEWHDDRGSWFRSYGNENWEFAADGLMKRRYASINDMPILESERKFHWPLGRRPDDHSGLTDLDL, encoded by the coding sequence ATGAAGATACTTGTACCCCCATTTAACCGAGAAACTGCGATTGAAAAAGTCAGAATGGCTGAGGATAGTTGGAACAGCCGTGACCCGCATCGTGTATCACTTGTTTATACGGAGGATACTCGCTGGCGGAACCGCGCTGAATTTCCCGTCGGTCGTACAGAAATCGTGAAGCTTCTCTCAAGTAAATGGGCTACGGAACTAGAATATCGTCTGATTAAGGAGCTTTGGTCGTTCACTGACAACCGTATTGCAGTACGCTTTGCCTATGAGTGGCATGATGATCGCGGAAGTTGGTTCCGCTCCTACGGAAACGAGAATTGGGAGTTTGCTGCGGATGGTTTGATGAAGCGTCGATATGCGTCGATTAACGATATGCCCATACTTGAATCTGAACGTAAATTTCATTGGCCGCTCGGTCGGCGTCCTGATGACCATTCCGGACTTACCGATCTTGACTTATGA